One genomic window of Streptomyces sp. WP-1 includes the following:
- a CDS encoding pyridoxal-phosphate dependent enzyme — translation MTHPPVPLGTFPTPLEPAPRLAAALGLGPEDLWVKRDDLTGLGGGGNKIRKLEWTVGAALAEGADTLVTTGAAQSNHARLTAAAAARLGLDAVLVLRGTPGASRSGNLALDWLFGARLTWAGDVDQAGLDTAAAEVCARLRAAGKRPALIPFGGSGTLGARGYARCGEELRSQLPELRTAVVALGSGGTMAGLVAALGTDRVLGVDVGALADPAAAVVAFATPLTSREVTAERLRVRRDQVGAGYAALTEPVSEALRLAARTEGIVLDPTYTGRALAGLRAAVRDGDVRPGEKTVFVHTGGLPGLFGHAAAVAAAEEGAGAY, via the coding sequence ATGACGCACCCGCCCGTGCCGCTCGGCACCTTCCCCACCCCGCTCGAACCGGCGCCCCGGCTGGCCGCCGCGCTGGGGCTCGGCCCGGAGGACCTGTGGGTCAAGCGGGACGATCTGACCGGTCTGGGCGGCGGCGGGAACAAGATCCGCAAGCTGGAGTGGACGGTGGGCGCGGCGCTCGCGGAGGGCGCGGACACGCTGGTGACCACGGGCGCGGCGCAGAGCAACCACGCCCGGCTGACCGCCGCCGCGGCCGCCCGGCTGGGCCTCGACGCCGTGCTGGTGCTGCGCGGCACCCCCGGTGCCTCCCGCTCCGGGAACCTCGCGCTCGACTGGCTGTTCGGGGCCCGGCTCACCTGGGCGGGCGATGTGGACCAGGCGGGCCTGGACACGGCCGCGGCCGAGGTGTGCGCCCGGCTGCGCGCGGCCGGGAAGCGCCCCGCGCTGATCCCGTTCGGCGGCTCCGGGACCCTGGGCGCCCGGGGCTACGCGCGCTGCGGCGAGGAACTGCGCTCCCAGCTGCCGGAGTTGCGCACGGCGGTGGTCGCGCTCGGCTCGGGCGGCACCATGGCGGGCCTCGTCGCCGCCCTCGGCACCGACCGCGTCCTCGGCGTCGATGTCGGCGCGCTGGCCGACCCGGCCGCCGCGGTGGTGGCGTTCGCTACGCCGCTCACCTCGCGGGAGGTCACGGCGGAGCGGCTACGGGTGCGGCGGGACCAGGTGGGCGCGGGGTACGCGGCGCTGACGGAGCCGGTGTCCGAGGCACTGCGGCTGGCCGCGCGGACCGAGGGGATCGTGCTGGACCCGACGTACACGGGGCGGGCCCTGGCCGGGCTGCGGGCGGCGGTGCGCGACGGCGACGTACGCCCCGGGGAGAAGACGGTGTTCGTGCACACCGGGGGGCTGCCGGGGCTGTTCGGTCACGCGGCGGCGGTGGCGGCCGCGGAGGAGGGGGCGGGGGCTTACTGA
- a CDS encoding RNA polymerase sigma factor, whose amino-acid sequence MTTATPPAALPWERAGAARLPSRRRRFTRLLARIGMGQDTVSEPRPPTRGAATAAERPPGIEELYHHRRLPLVRLAVLLVDDLPTAEDVVQDAFTALFRRHGHRLAALDDPEAYLRTSVVNTARSVLRRRRTVRAHPPAPEGHAPAPEEDVLIHEDHREVLAALGTLTRRQREVLVLRYWSHLTEAEIAATLGLSRGAVKSTASRALDALGRRLEGLR is encoded by the coding sequence ATGACGACAGCCACCCCACCGGCGGCCCTGCCCTGGGAACGGGCCGGTGCCGCCCGGCTCCCGTCCCGCCGGCGGCGATTCACCCGGCTCCTCGCCCGTATCGGCATGGGCCAGGACACCGTGTCCGAGCCGCGTCCCCCGACCAGGGGAGCGGCAACCGCCGCCGAACGCCCGCCCGGGATCGAGGAGTTGTACCACCACCGCCGGCTGCCCCTGGTGCGCCTTGCGGTGCTGCTGGTGGACGATCTGCCCACGGCCGAGGACGTCGTACAGGACGCGTTCACCGCGCTGTTCCGCCGGCACGGCCATCGGCTGGCCGCCCTGGACGACCCGGAGGCGTATCTGCGGACCAGCGTGGTCAACACGGCCCGCTCGGTGCTGCGTCGGCGCAGGACCGTACGGGCGCACCCCCCGGCGCCGGAGGGGCACGCGCCCGCGCCCGAGGAGGACGTGCTCATCCATGAGGACCACCGGGAGGTGCTGGCGGCGCTGGGCACCCTGACCCGGCGCCAACGGGAGGTACTGGTGCTGCGCTACTGGTCGCATCTGACGGAGGCCGAGATCGCGGCGACGCTCGGTCTGTCGAGAGGGGCCGTCAAGTCCACGGCCAGCCGGGCCCTGGACGCGCTCGGCCGGCGTCTGGAGGGTCTGCGATGA
- a CDS encoding DUF397 domain-containing protein, with protein MAESTTQHKPLKGWDKPDLDLSEAEWRSSSRGKGDVQIAFVEGFIAMRNSERPESPSLIFTPAEWGAFVSDAREGEFDLT; from the coding sequence GTGGCCGAGAGCACCACCCAGCACAAGCCGCTCAAGGGCTGGGACAAGCCGGACCTGGACCTCAGTGAGGCGGAGTGGCGGTCCAGCAGCCGAGGCAAGGGCGATGTCCAGATCGCCTTCGTCGAGGGCTTCATCGCGATGCGCAACAGCGAGCGACCGGAGAGCCCCTCCCTGATCTTCACCCCCGCGGAGTGGGGCGCCTTCGTCTCCGACGCACGGGAAGGGGAGTTCGACCTCACCTGA